The window GATGAATCCCGACacattattttcaaaagtagtacagtataaaatttgattcgAGAACAAATGTTTAGCCGTTACAATATTGGGACGGTTTTGTGAATATGTCCGACAAGACCTAATATATTTccaatttatatttagaagtgatgattaaagtataattttgtCCTACAACCTTAATTTCTCAAGCTATTTAACTGTGGGTAGTATTTGCATAATTGTATCtactaaaaaattagaataattttatcattttcatagTTTCTTAAAACAGTGGAATCTATCAATTCTAATTGAGTTTTCAGTTTACATGGGTGGTGATAAACtgataataatatactccatgatcaagatttttttagaaaatttaatgaaaaaagaaaacaagataGAGAaactaaacaataaaataagtaataataatatattttaaaacattactagtagtataataagttataaaattattttacaatcaatataataattaaattttgtcactaaaaataaaactaaatttatactttctctttttaatattttagactTGCTCTTCAATATAAAACAGCATAAACTAGTGGGACGAAGtttgaaataaatcaaataagtaAGTTGAAAATATGCAGAATGAAGCAACCAAATAATGATTTTGTTAACATCCGGCCTCTTAAATGATTCATGGTTTAAGAAAACGTCAAATCCGAACTAGAATTCAGAAAGGGACATAGCACAAGCAATCAATCAATGCAGCAGACGAAATGATCAAGCCCAAATTAGCAACAAAATTCGAGactgtttaattaattaaattaccaGCTGTTTTGAGAGTGACCGAAATCAGGGTTTGTCTTTGCTTTTCTGCCCACCATCGCTTCTCTGATCCCCATCGCCGTAGTAGAGCTGCAATCGCGACTCCAATCCGGGATAAAAATGGCGCTGGCCGTACAATTTCGCAGGAAATTGTGAAGAATTGGACTGAAGGGTCCCCCTTTGATCGGAGGGGAATGAGAAATGTGGCTGTAGCTCCGCCGCCGCTGAGAAACCGTTGGTGAAGTAATCCATCGGAAAGAAGTTGGAATTCTCATCGGATGCATCCTTGCCTCCGCTCAATAGCTCGGTGAAGGAAGCAACATAAGAAGATTTCTCCTTGTCATTTTCCTCAACCACCTTCTCAGATCTGGCAATCGAGCCCTTGCTGGTCTCGGAGCTGCTGCTACCACCGATAGAGGATTTTCCCGCGGAATCCGGGAGCGGAAAGGGGGAATTGATCGGCGGCAGCTCTGCAATCGAGGCAGCCGCAGCCGCGAGCAGCCACTCCACCGCCTTGCTCGGCTGATCGTAGCCTAATCGGTCCTGCAAATCATAGAATTCGATGGCGGTGTTAACTGATAATCGAACGCGGCGGTCCCTCAGGCCTCGCGATGTGAGGACCTTGCTGTGGCGGTCCTTGCCGCCGGTGGCTCGAGAAACCCTAACTATCCGCGACGACGGCCAGCCGTATAGTCCGCCAATTGGATCGGCCGCGCCGCTCCGCTGATTCTCCCGTTGCTCATCGTTCATTTTGTTCGGCATTGCTAATTTTGGGGAATTTGCACGGGATCTGATCCACCTCCATTTACAGTTTGAGTCTCATACCGGTTTTGTGAGAGGTGAATttggagaattagggtttttgagCTGAAAAAGGAGCTAGCTAGGTAGCTAGAAGAGTAGGGACTAGGGAGGGATTAAATGTACTGAGTTAAAAAGATtgaagaaaagagagagaaagggtgGGGTGAATttagaagagagaaaaagctTTTTCTGCACTTGTTTTTAGTAACAAAAATCCAACACATCCTTTGTCTTTCTTCCCTCTTTAACCCTGCAACAAGAAACCCAAATACGTACACCACATCATCTCTATTATATCACAtatgtgtgtttgtttgtgtgtatatatatatatagtatgtgtgtgtgcgcgtATGTTATTTATATGGGTAAttgcaatttaaattattaattttgtgttgttATGGACAAAAATGATGACATTTTAttctgaaaataaattaaaacgaCACATTTATTCAAAATGTGGTGGTTTAATGTCACATCAGTTTTAATTTTGGCTATTATAAAGCAACTTTAAAGAATTATtaagttataattttatatctaaTTTTACAAGTTAGGAAAATAGCcagaaatcaataaaaatctatgtttttttatttctatatattagGTGTGACAGCCTaattaagaagaaaatgtAGTTGAGTTcgaattcataatttttgtttaatataattaattaaattacataattatatgtCCGCTAGAATTAATACTTAATATTCCGAGAATCGCAAAATATATATCGCGGGCTTAGCTAGTTTTGGTATTATGGCACACtaataatttctaaattaGAGCAATCAGAAAGTTTAATTTCGAAcattgaaaatgaatatagaTTAACTTTTCTACATCACAAAAAGTCTCGTATTTTAgctcattttctatttttagaaacatTTTCCTCACATATTACACTAGCTACTTCTAAATAACTACGTCtactaatactattttaattcttttcatAATTCTCTTCCATATATACTTTGTCAActaaatccaaaaaatttaaaataacctTACCATCTGCTAAccctattttaattctttttctca is drawn from Salvia hispanica cultivar TCC Black 2014 chromosome 6, UniMelb_Shisp_WGS_1.0, whole genome shotgun sequence and contains these coding sequences:
- the LOC125197497 gene encoding transcription factor TCP24-like, producing the protein MPNKMNDEQRENQRSGAADPIGGLYGWPSSRIVRVSRATGGKDRHSKVLTSRGLRDRRVRLSVNTAIEFYDLQDRLGYDQPSKAVEWLLAAAAASIAELPPINSPFPLPDSAGKSSIGGSSSSETSKGSIARSEKVVEENDKEKSSYVASFTELLSGGKDASDENSNFFPMDYFTNGFSAAAELQPHFSFPSDQRGTLQSNSSQFPAKLYGQRHFYPGLESRLQLYYGDGDQRSDGGQKSKDKP